A window of the Streptomyces albireticuli genome harbors these coding sequences:
- a CDS encoding cytochrome P450, which produces MTHHPDAAGPGPGTGAPPGCPAHQGAATPLYGPDFAADPHAVYQRLRTLGPAAPVELAPGAHATLVTDYRAALEVLRSPEIFAKDARRWRALADGRVAADNPVVPMMAYRPNCLFSDGDAHRRLRQAVTDSLSRIDPNALRGYVERSADTLIDRFSGLGEADLLGAYAKVLPLLVFQQLFGCPPELGDRLVEGFSGIFDGVDAERADTLIADSLVELIGLKHTEPGADMTSWLMAHPARLSDEEMIHQLVVLIGAGTEPQQNLIANALRLLLSDDRFAGDLAGGSMPVEDALDEVLWLDPPMANYGVHYPVQDVDFGGVPLPAGEPVVVSFAAANTDPALLSDQRTGNRAHLAWSAGPHTCPAKDAARLIAAVAVEKLLDRLPDLELAVPADRLVWRPGPFHRALTALPVRFPPVHPTRPAPAPVHDLAASGVPGAAGAPGAPYHPHQKQAETPGDSRWKASSVSSASSAPSPSTPPAVTSTARPPGSGPAERRRPWSFLGEWWRGQ; this is translated from the coding sequence GTGACCCACCACCCCGACGCCGCCGGCCCCGGACCGGGGACCGGCGCCCCGCCGGGCTGCCCCGCGCACCAGGGCGCCGCGACCCCGCTGTACGGGCCCGACTTCGCCGCCGACCCGCACGCCGTCTACCAGCGGCTGCGGACCCTCGGGCCCGCGGCGCCGGTCGAGCTGGCACCCGGCGCGCACGCCACCCTCGTCACCGACTACCGGGCCGCGCTCGAAGTGCTCCGCAGCCCCGAGATCTTCGCCAAGGACGCCCGCCGCTGGCGCGCCCTCGCCGACGGCCGGGTCGCCGCCGACAACCCCGTCGTCCCGATGATGGCCTACCGGCCCAACTGTCTCTTCTCCGACGGGGACGCCCACCGCCGGCTCCGCCAGGCCGTCACCGACTCCCTGTCCCGGATCGACCCCAACGCCCTGCGCGGCTACGTCGAGCGCAGCGCCGACACCCTCATCGACCGCTTCTCCGGCCTCGGCGAGGCCGACCTCCTCGGCGCCTACGCCAAGGTCCTGCCGCTCCTGGTCTTCCAGCAGCTCTTCGGCTGCCCGCCGGAGCTCGGCGACCGCCTCGTCGAGGGGTTCTCCGGCATCTTCGACGGCGTCGACGCCGAACGCGCCGACACCCTCATCGCCGACAGCCTCGTCGAACTCATCGGCCTCAAGCACACCGAGCCCGGCGCCGACATGACCTCCTGGCTCATGGCCCACCCCGCCCGGCTCAGCGACGAGGAGATGATCCACCAGCTCGTCGTCCTCATCGGCGCCGGCACCGAGCCCCAGCAGAACCTCATCGCCAACGCGCTGCGCCTGCTGCTCTCCGACGACCGCTTCGCCGGCGACCTGGCCGGCGGCAGCATGCCCGTCGAGGACGCCCTGGACGAGGTCCTCTGGCTCGACCCGCCGATGGCCAACTACGGCGTCCACTACCCCGTGCAGGACGTCGACTTCGGCGGCGTGCCGCTGCCCGCCGGTGAGCCCGTGGTCGTCAGCTTCGCCGCCGCCAACACCGACCCGGCCCTCCTGTCCGACCAGCGCACCGGCAACCGCGCCCACCTCGCCTGGAGCGCCGGCCCGCACACCTGCCCCGCCAAGGACGCCGCCCGCCTCATCGCGGCCGTCGCCGTCGAGAAGCTCCTCGACCGGCTGCCCGACCTGGAGCTGGCCGTCCCCGCCGACCGGCTGGTCTGGCGGCCCGGCCCCTTCCACCGGGCGCTGACCGCCCTGCCCGTCCGCTTCCCCCCGGTCCACCCCACCAGGCCCGCCCCCGCGCCCGTCCACGACCTCGCGGCGTCCGGCGTCCCCGGCGCCGCGGGAGCACCCGGCGCCCCGTACCACCCCCATCAGAAGCAGGCCGAAACCCCTGGAGACAGCCGATGGAAAGCCAGCTCAGTCAGCTCAGCAAGCTCAGCTCCGTCGCCATCGACCCCACCGGCCGTGACATCCACGGCGAGGCCGCCCGGATCCGGGCCCGCGGAGCGGCGACGCCCGTGGAGCTTCCTGGGGGAGTGGTGGCGTGGGCAGTGA
- a CDS encoding GTP-binding protein — translation MDSALASDGALYLRRSVRTAAKLLVVGHFAVGKTTFVGSLSEIRPLRTEETMTQAGALVDDLAGIDGKTTTTVAMDFGRVTLSDSLVLYLFGAPGQQRFTRLWQDMTHGALGALVLADTRRLEQSFDVMGLLEEHGLPYAVAINHFDGAPSHPEEEIREALDLLPETPLITCDARDRISSTRALIALVEYLQARQAAPAPRTGAAGYGEQHRTAQEPV, via the coding sequence ATGGACTCCGCGCTCGCCTCTGACGGAGCGCTCTACCTGCGGCGGTCCGTGCGAACCGCCGCGAAGCTCCTCGTCGTGGGCCACTTCGCCGTCGGCAAGACGACCTTCGTCGGCTCGCTGTCGGAGATCCGGCCGCTGCGCACCGAGGAGACGATGACGCAGGCCGGGGCGCTCGTCGACGACCTGGCCGGCATCGACGGCAAGACGACCACCACCGTCGCCATGGACTTCGGCCGCGTCACCCTCAGCGACAGCCTCGTCCTCTATCTCTTCGGCGCCCCCGGCCAGCAGCGCTTCACCCGGCTGTGGCAGGACATGACGCACGGGGCCCTCGGCGCGCTCGTGCTCGCCGACACCCGTCGCCTCGAACAGTCATTCGATGTCATGGGGCTGCTGGAGGAGCACGGCCTGCCCTACGCCGTCGCGATCAACCACTTCGACGGCGCCCCGTCCCACCCCGAGGAGGAGATCCGCGAGGCCCTCGACCTCCTCCCCGAGACCCCGCTGATCACCTGCGACGCCCGCGACCGGATCTCCTCCACCCGCGCCCTGATCGCCCTCGTGGAATACCTCCAGGCGCGGCAGGCGGCCCCGGCCCCCCGCACCGGCGCGGCCGGGTACGGAGAGCAGCACCGCACCGCCCAGGAGCCCGTGTGA
- a CDS encoding DUF742 domain-containing protein: protein MTPPTPRRGQGLVRPYVVTDGRAHPTRNTFDLVTLVIAQYDRPLGGLSPEKYRLMELCLGGPLSVAEIAGHLALPVSVTKVLLGDLVDSGHLITRAPIPSAQLPEAQILQEVLDGLRARL from the coding sequence ATGACCCCGCCCACGCCGAGGCGCGGACAAGGATTAGTACGGCCGTACGTCGTCACCGACGGCCGCGCCCACCCGACCCGCAACACGTTCGACCTGGTCACCCTCGTCATCGCCCAGTACGACCGCCCGCTCGGCGGACTGAGCCCCGAGAAGTACCGGCTCATGGAACTCTGCCTCGGCGGGCCGCTGTCCGTCGCCGAGATCGCCGGCCACCTGGCGCTGCCCGTCAGCGTCACCAAGGTGCTGCTCGGCGACCTCGTGGACAGCGGTCACCTCATCACCCGGGCCCCCATCCCCTCGGCGCAACTTCCCGAGGCCCAGATCCTTCAGGAGGTGCTGGATGGACTCCGCGCTCGCCTCTGA
- a CDS encoding roadblock/LC7 domain-containing protein, whose product MNDHLNNELGWMLDEVVKMPEARHAILLSSDGMLRARSEGIERDEAERQAAALSGLQSISRSTAEFCSPQIQQSGPWRQTLVEFAGGYVFLIAAGPGAYLAVSATEHVDMEAVTYRMQKLVDRLGKELTSPPRRDAWQGGSPA is encoded by the coding sequence GTGAACGACCACCTGAACAACGAGCTGGGCTGGATGCTGGACGAGGTCGTGAAGATGCCGGAGGCCCGGCACGCGATCCTCCTCTCCTCCGACGGCATGCTCCGCGCCCGCTCCGAGGGCATCGAGCGCGACGAGGCCGAGCGGCAGGCCGCCGCCCTCTCCGGCCTCCAGTCCATCAGCCGCTCCACCGCCGAGTTCTGTAGCCCGCAGATCCAGCAGTCCGGCCCCTGGCGGCAGACCCTCGTGGAGTTCGCGGGCGGCTACGTCTTCCTCATAGCCGCCGGCCCCGGCGCCTACCTCGCCGTCTCGGCCACCGAGCACGTCGACATGGAAGCCGTGACCTACCGCATGCAGAAGCTCGTCGACCGGCTCGGCAAGGAGCTCACCAGCCCGCCCCGGCGGGACGCCTGGCAGGGCGGCAGCCCGGCATGA